The Pelodiscus sinensis isolate JC-2024 chromosome 6, ASM4963464v1, whole genome shotgun sequence genome has a segment encoding these proteins:
- the TRIM36 gene encoding E3 ubiquitin-protein ligase TRIM36 isoform X4, producing MCDLCKPPPQESTKSCMDCSASYCNECFKIHHPWGTLKAQHEYVGPTTNFRPKILMCPEHEMERVNMYCEICRRPVCHLCKLGGSHANHRVTTMSTAYKTLKEKLSKDIEYLISKESQVKGQISELGLLIKETECNGERAKEEASYNFDKLFDVLEERRSAALRAIEASKNLRLEKLHTQIEEYQGLLENNGLVGYAQEVLKETDQSCFVQTAKQLHVRIQKATESLKSFRPAAQASFEDYVVDITKQEEILGDLSFYTSGKCVDVPEINEEKSRMYNKALICWEHLEKTDSADTYILEYRKLNREEENVTWQETEACSKSKVISDLENNSSYAFRVRGYKGSVCSPWSREVILHTPPAQVFSFLFDDKCGYNSERLVLNPRRTSVESRAGFPLLLGAERIQVGCYTTLDYIIGDNGITKGKHFWAFHVESYSYLVKVGVASNTKLQEWLHNPRDVTSPRYEQDSGHDSGSEDTCFDSSQPFTLITLGMKKLFIPKAPTASKDSANRILPMPSCIGICLDCDRGKVGFYDADHMKCLYERQVDCSGTMYPAFALMGSAGIHLEEAVTEKYLEYQDDM from the exons ATCTTAATGTGTCCAGAACATGAAATGGAGAGAGTAAATATGTACTGTGAAATTTGCAGAAGGCCTGTGTGTCATCTTTGTAAACTGGGTGGATCTCATGCAAATCACAGAGTAACAACCATGAGCACTGCCTACAAAACACTCAAG GAGAAACTTTCAAAGGACATTGAATACCTCATTAGTAAGGAGAGCCAGGTGAAAGGTCAAATTTCTGAACTGGGTCTCTTAATTAAAGAAACTGAG TGCAATGGCGAGAGAGCTAAAGAAGAAGCATCTTATAACTTTGACAAGTTGTTTGATGTTTTGGAAGAAAGGAGATCAGCTGCTCTGAGAGCAATTGAGGCTTCCAAAAACTTAAGACTAGAGAAACTACACACCCAAATAGAGGAATATCAAGGACTTCTAGAAAACAATGGACTTGTGGGATATGCTCAGGAAGTGCTCAAAGAAACAGACCAGTCTTGTTTTGTTCAAACAGCAAAACAGCTCCATGTCAG aATTCAAAAAGCTACTGAATCTTTGAAGAGTTTCCGGCCAGCAGCTCAAGCTTCTTTTGAAGACTATGTGGTTGATATAACAAAGCAAGAAGAGATTCTTGGAGATCTGTCCTTCTACACCAGTGGTAAAT GTGTAGATGTACCAGAGATCAACGAGGAGAAGAGCAGAATGTATAATAAAGCTTTGATCTGTTGGGAACATCTGGAGAAGACAGATTCAGCTGATACCTATATCCTTGAATACCGTAAACTTAATAGAGAAGAGGAGAATGTAACATGGCAAGAAACTGAAGCCTGCAGCAAGAGTAAAGTAATCTCGGACCTTGAAAATAATAGCAGCTATGCCTTTAGAGTCAGAGGATATAAAGGATCTGTCTGCAGCCCTTGGAGCAGGGAAGTTATCTTGCACACACCTCCAGCTCAAG TCTTTAGTTTTCTTTTTGATGATAAATGTGGCTACAACAGTGAACGTCTCGTGCTGAATCCAAGGAGAACCTCTGTGGAAAGTAGGGCTGGATTTCCTTTGCTGCTAGGGGCTGAACGTATCCAAGTGGGATGCTACACAACCCTGGACTACATCATTGGAGACAATGGAATCACAAAAGGGAAGCACTTTTGGGCTTTTCATGTGGAATCATATTCATATTTGGTGAAAGTGGGAGTTGCATCTAACACTAAGTTACAAGAATGGCTCCATAATCCCCGTGATGTGACCAGCCCAAG GTATGAACAGGACAGCGGTCATGACAGTGGGAGTGAAGATACTTGCTTTGATTCATCACAGCCTTTCACACTGATTACTTTAGGCATGAAGAAATTGTTTATTCCCAAGGCACCTACTGCTTCCAAAGACTCGGCAAATAGAATTCTTCCGATGCCATCATGTATAGGAATCTGTCTTGACTGTGACAGAGGCAAAGTCGGATTCTATGATGCAGATCACATGAAATGCCTCTATGAACGCCAGGTAGACTGCTCTGGGACAATGTATCCAGCATTTGCATTAATGGGGAGTGCAGGAATTCATCTTGAAGAAGCTGTCACAGAAAAGTATTTGGAATACCAAGATGATATGTAG